One Cynocephalus volans isolate mCynVol1 chromosome 5, mCynVol1.pri, whole genome shotgun sequence DNA window includes the following coding sequences:
- the LOC134378862 gene encoding olfactory receptor 2B11-like, with the protein MDQSNASAPKIFILLGFSNHPWLEMPLFVAVLVAYVCTLAGNISIIVVSRVDPLLDSPMYFFLSNLSFLDLCFTTTTIPQLLLNLWGPDKSISYGGCVTQFYMFQFLGATECILLAVMSLDRYIAICKPLRYPAIMHQRHCILLVSVAWLSGLSNSLLLSSLTIQLPLCGNNQVDDFLCEVPVMIKMSCVDTTFNVVMLSTVASFYALVPLSFILVSYGFIVATVLGIRSSDGKKKAFNTCGSHVIVVSLFYGPVISMYVQPSATNTQEKNKLMSLFYSLVTPTLNPFIYTLRNKDMKGAIRRLLVSLYHWGREQS; encoded by the coding sequence ATGGATCAGAGCAATGCAAGTGCTCCAAAGATCTTCATTCTCTTGGGTTTCTCCAACCATCCCTGGCTGGAAATGCCCCTCTTCGTAGCGGTGCTTGTTGCTTATGTCTGCACACTGGCTGGAAACATCTCAATTATTGTGGTATCCAGGGTAGACCCTCTTCTTGACAGCCCTatgtacttcttcctttccaacctCTCCTTCCTAGACCTTTGTTTTACCACAACCACCATCCCTCAGCTGCTGCTGAACCTCTGGGGCCCAGACAAGTCTATAAGCTATGGCGGCTGTGTGACCCAGTTTTATATGTTTCAGTTTTTAGGAGCCACTGAATGCATCCTCTTAGCTGTGATGTCCTTGGATCGTTACATTGCCATCTGCAAGCCCCTGAGGTATCCGGCTATCATGCATCAACGACACTGTATCCTCCTAGTGTCCGTGGCATGGCTAAGTGGTTTGTCTAATTCCTTGCTTCTGTCATCCCTCACCATCCAGCTGCCACTTTGTGGTAACAACCAGGTAGACGACTTTCTGTGTGAGGTTCCAGTGATGATCAAGATGTCGTGTGTTGACACCACATTCAATGTAGTTATGCTCTCCACTGTGGCTTCATTCTATGCCTTGGTTCCCTTGTCATTTATCCTTGTCTCCTATGGGTTCATTGTAGCTACTGTGCTTGGGATTCGGTCCTCAGATGGAAAGAAGAAGGCCTTTAACACATGCGGTTCTCATGTTATTGTTGTGTCTCTCTTCTATGGGCCAGTAATTAGCATGTACGTTCAGCCCTCTGCCACTAACACCCAGGAGAAAAACAAACTCATGTCCTTGTTTTACAGTTTGGTGACTCCTACGCTTAACCCTTTTATCTACACATTGAGGAACAAAGACATGAAAGGGGCAATAAGGAGGCTTCTTGTCTCATTGTACCACTGGGGAAGAGAACAAAGCTAA
- the LOC134378671 gene encoding putative olfactory receptor 2B3: protein MNWGNESSTKEFILLGFSDRPWLQMPLFVAMLMSYTMTIFGNVSIMMVCILDPKLHTPMYFFLTNLSILDLCYTTSTVPHMLVNICRNKKTISYGGCVAQLIIFLALGATECLLLAVMSFDRFVAICRPLHYIVIMNRWFCLKMAAFSWLTGFSNSVLQSSLTLHMPRCGHQEVDHFFCEVPALLKLSCADTKPIEAELFFFSVLILLIPVTLILISYGFIAQAVLKIRSAEGRQKAFGTCGSHMVVVSLFFGTAIYMYLQPPLSTSKDWGKMVSLFYGIITPMLNPIIYSLRNKDMKEAFKRMMSKIF from the coding sequence ATGAATTGGGGAAATGAGAGCTCCACAAAAGAGTTTATATTACTTGGCTTCTCAGACAGGCCCTGGCTACAAATGCCCCTTTTTGTGGCCATGTTAATGTCATACACAATGACCATCTTTGGCAATGTGTCCATCATGATGGTGTGCATTCTGGATCCCAAACTTCATACACCCATGTATTTCTTTCTCACCAATCTCTCCATCTTAGATCTCTGTTATACCACAAGCACAGTCCCTCATATGTTGGTAAATATTTGTCGCAACAAAAAGACTATCAGCTACGGTGGTTGTGTGGCCCAACTCATCATCTTTCTGGCCCTAGGAGCCACTGAGTGTCTACTCCTTGCTGTTATGTCCTTTGACAGATTTGTGGCAATTTGCAGACCCCTCCACTACATAGTCATCATGAATCGCTGGTTCTGCCTAAAAATGGCAGCCTTCTCATGGCTCACTGGTTTCAGCAACTCAGTGTTGCAGTCTTCCTTGACCCTTCACATGCCACGCTGTGGTCATCAGGAAGTGGACCACTTTTTCTGTGAGGTTCCTGCCCTTCTCAAGTTGTCATGTGCTGACACAAAGCCTATTGAGGCTGAGCTCTTTTTCTTTAGTGTATTAATTCTGCTAATTCCAGTGACATTGATCCTCATCTCCTATGGCTTCATAGCTCAAGCAGTATTGAAAATCAGGTCAGCAGAAGGACGGCAAAAAGCTTTTGGGACATGTGGATCCCACATGGTTGTGGTGTCTCTCTTCTTTGGAACAGCCATCTATATGTATCTACAGCCACCTTTGTCCACCTCTAAGGACTGGGGGAAGATGGTTTCCCTATTCTACGGGATCATAACACCTATGTTGAACCCCATTATCTACAGCCTTAGAAATAAAGATATGAAGGAGGCCTTCAAAAGGATGATGTCAAAAATcttttga